A genome region from Pseudanabaena sp. Chao 1811 includes the following:
- a CDS encoding HNH endonuclease, which produces MSKSYISTKLRKLVSDRAQNCCEYCLIPESLTLVSHQVDHVIAEKHGGKTIEENLALSCSLCNQAKGSDIASIDLETGDVIRLYNPRQDQWRENFQIEESSGVIYPLTAIGRVTIQLLKINRSACLPYRQMLAQAKILMQK; this is translated from the coding sequence ATGAGTAAGAGTTATATTTCCACTAAACTTAGAAAACTAGTCAGCGATCGCGCCCAAAACTGTTGTGAATATTGTCTGATTCCTGAAAGTTTAACCTTAGTTTCCCATCAAGTAGATCATGTAATTGCTGAAAAGCATGGAGGCAAAACTATAGAAGAAAATCTAGCTTTATCTTGCTCACTGTGCAATCAAGCTAAGGGTAGTGATATTGCTTCTATCGATTTAGAAACGGGCGATGTTATTAGACTTTATAATCCTAGACAAGACCAATGGCGAGAGAATTTTCAAATCGAAGAATCTAGTGGTGTAATTTATCCATTGACTGCAATTGGGCGAGTGACAATACAGTTACTGAAGATAAATCGATCAGCTTGCTTGCCATATCGACAGATGCTGGCTCAAGCAAAGATATTGATGCAAAAATGA
- a CDS encoding helix-turn-helix domain-containing protein, whose protein sequence is MIQNQVSEVIQGGANVFEDLGFAPEEALNLRIRADLMLNIKRFIQSQGWTQKQAALFFGETQPRISDLMNGDIERFSIDKLVMMLAHAGMNVRVKVL, encoded by the coding sequence ATGATCCAGAATCAAGTTTCTGAAGTTATTCAAGGCGGAGCGAATGTATTTGAGGATTTGGGTTTTGCGCCTGAAGAGGCTCTTAATCTCAGAATTCGGGCTGATTTGATGTTGAATATTAAGCGCTTCATCCAGTCTCAAGGATGGACGCAAAAGCAAGCTGCTTTATTTTTTGGTGAAACTCAACCTCGGATTAGCGATTTGATGAATGGTGATATTGAGAGGTTTAGTATTGATAAGTTGGTAATGATGTTGGCTCATGCGGGTATGAATGTGAGAGTTAAGGTGTTATGA
- a CDS encoding type II toxin-antitoxin system VapC family toxin encodes MNKSPSVYLDACCFCRLLDDPSQYRVRLETEAVVTILECCDRGEMSLISSDALEFELQRVPNVEGREQVFAFLSAAKIFVETTDNIEDRAESFCKLGFTLYDALHLAFAEDSNATVFLTTDDRLLSKAISYAGNIKVRVSNPVTWLMENQE; translated from the coding sequence ATGAATAAATCTCCATCTGTTTATCTGGATGCTTGCTGTTTCTGTCGGCTTCTGGATGATCCTTCGCAGTATCGAGTTCGATTAGAGACTGAAGCAGTTGTAACGATTCTAGAATGTTGCGATCGCGGGGAGATGTCTTTAATTAGTAGTGATGCACTAGAATTTGAGTTACAGAGGGTTCCTAATGTTGAGGGACGTGAACAAGTTTTTGCTTTTTTGAGTGCGGCAAAAATTTTTGTTGAGACAACCGACAATATTGAAGATAGAGCAGAGAGTTTTTGTAAACTGGGTTTTACACTTTATGATGCTTTACATTTAGCGTTTGCCGAGGATTCAAATGCAACTGTTTTTCTGACGACAGACGATCGCCTACTCAGTAAAGCAATAAGCTATGCTGGTAACATTAAGGTTAGGGTTTCTAATCCAGTAACTTGGTTAATGGAAAATCAAGAGTAA
- the fmt gene encoding methionyl-tRNA formyltransferase — translation MRVVFFGTPDFAVPTLEKLLSEPDFEVVGVVSQPDTRRGRGSQVTPPPVKAAAIAKNPNLQIWQPDRLKKDKQVLEELLTTNADVFVVVAYGQILSQKILNMPKYGCINVHGSLLPKYRGAAPIQWAIANGESITGITTMQMDAGIDTGAMLLKVELEILPEDNTDTLSTKLANLGADLLIDTLRRLDTIKPEPQDDALSCYSPMIGREDWELNWSKEAIALHNRIRAFYPNCYKDFRGQRLKITKSEVVEAEDNLENIGKVVEIRKGKGFVLQTGKGLLLIKEVQPAGKKLQSGWDFVNGARIAIGESLT, via the coding sequence ATGCGTGTTGTATTTTTTGGAACTCCAGACTTTGCCGTTCCCACCTTAGAGAAACTATTATCCGAACCAGATTTTGAGGTGGTGGGCGTAGTCTCCCAACCAGATACTAGGCGTGGTCGTGGGAGTCAAGTTACGCCGCCACCAGTCAAAGCTGCGGCGATCGCTAAAAATCCCAACCTCCAAATCTGGCAACCCGATCGCCTCAAAAAAGATAAGCAGGTACTTGAGGAACTTCTGACAACTAATGCCGATGTATTTGTGGTGGTTGCCTATGGGCAGATTCTCTCGCAAAAGATTTTGAATATGCCTAAATATGGCTGTATCAATGTGCATGGCTCATTACTGCCAAAATATCGTGGTGCTGCACCAATCCAATGGGCGATCGCGAATGGGGAGAGCATTACTGGGATTACGACCATGCAAATGGATGCAGGCATTGATACAGGGGCGATGTTACTCAAGGTGGAATTAGAAATTTTGCCTGAAGACAATACGGATACCTTAAGCACGAAATTGGCGAATTTAGGTGCAGATTTATTAATTGATACTTTGCGAAGATTAGATACGATCAAACCTGAACCTCAAGATGATGCTTTGTCCTGCTATTCACCAATGATTGGGCGTGAGGATTGGGAACTAAATTGGAGCAAAGAGGCGATCGCATTGCATAATCGCATTCGTGCCTTCTATCCCAATTGCTATAAAGATTTTCGTGGACAGAGATTAAAGATTACGAAATCGGAAGTTGTGGAAGCTGAGGACAATTTAGAGAATATTGGGAAAGTTGTCGAAATTCGTAAAGGTAAAGGCTTTGTCTTGCAAACTGGTAAAGGTCTATTACTCATTAAAGAAGTACAACCTGCGGGTAAAAAACTGCAATCGGGTTGGGATTTTGTCAATGGCGCAAGAATTGCGATCGGAGAATCATTAACCTAA
- a CDS encoding alpha-D-glucose phosphate-specific phosphoglucomutase, with translation MSIKVVSTSPFADQKPGTSGLRKKVTVFQTPNYLENFVQSIFDSLEGFAGQTLVVGGDGRYYNRHAIQVILKMAAANGFGKILVGRGGILSTPAASCVIRKYNAFGGIILSASHNPAGKDGDFGIKYNTGNGGPAPEKITDAIYDITKSISEYKILEASDLDLDRIGESKLGDTVVEVIDSVADYAELMESLFDFDRIKLLIASPDFSLRFDGMHAVTGPYAQEILVNRLGAPASALQNCVPLEDFGDGHPDPNLVYAHDLVEVLYGDNAPDFGAASDGDGDRNMILGRKFFVTPSDSLAILAANAHHVPAYKGGLAGIARSMPTSQAPDRVAARLGIESYETPTGWKFFGNLLDAGKATLCGEESFGTGSNHVREKDGLWAVLFWLNVLAARQQSVEAIVKEHWQLYGRNFYSRHDYEGVDSDRANTLVNNLRNKFAELKGHKFGNYEVAFADDFSYTDPVDGSVSNNQGIRIGFTDDSRIVFRLSGTGTQGATLRLYVESYEPNIAKHSLDTQEALKELIEIADQVAQIKVLTGRDQPTVIT, from the coding sequence ATGAGCATAAAAGTCGTTTCCACTTCCCCATTTGCCGACCAGAAGCCCGGTACTTCTGGACTTAGAAAAAAAGTTACCGTTTTCCAAACGCCTAACTATCTCGAAAATTTCGTTCAATCCATATTTGATAGCCTTGAAGGATTTGCAGGACAAACCCTCGTCGTTGGTGGTGATGGACGCTACTACAACCGTCATGCCATCCAAGTAATCCTCAAAATGGCAGCCGCCAATGGTTTCGGCAAAATTTTGGTTGGACGTGGTGGCATTTTATCCACACCTGCTGCCTCCTGTGTAATTCGTAAGTACAACGCCTTCGGTGGGATTATCCTCTCCGCAAGCCATAACCCCGCAGGCAAAGATGGCGACTTCGGCATCAAGTACAACACAGGCAATGGGGGGCCCGCACCCGAAAAAATCACCGATGCCATCTATGACATCACCAAGAGCATTAGTGAATATAAAATCCTTGAAGCTAGCGACCTCGATCTCGATCGCATAGGTGAGTCCAAACTCGGTGATACGGTTGTGGAAGTGATCGATTCCGTTGCTGATTATGCGGAATTGATGGAATCGCTCTTTGATTTCGATCGCATTAAATTATTAATTGCCTCCCCAGATTTCAGCCTCCGCTTCGATGGAATGCACGCGGTAACTGGCCCCTATGCTCAAGAAATTCTGGTTAACCGTTTAGGCGCACCTGCCAGTGCTTTGCAAAATTGCGTACCGCTTGAAGACTTTGGCGATGGACATCCAGACCCTAACTTAGTCTATGCCCATGACCTCGTCGAAGTGCTTTATGGCGATAATGCTCCCGACTTTGGCGCGGCTTCCGATGGCGATGGCGATCGCAATATGATCCTTGGTCGTAAATTCTTTGTCACCCCTAGCGACAGTTTAGCGATTCTCGCCGCCAATGCTCACCATGTCCCCGCTTACAAGGGTGGACTTGCAGGTATTGCCCGTTCTATGCCCACTAGCCAAGCCCCTGATCGCGTCGCAGCCAGACTTGGGATCGAGAGCTATGAAACTCCGACGGGTTGGAAATTCTTCGGTAACTTGCTCGATGCAGGTAAAGCGACCCTTTGTGGTGAAGAAAGCTTTGGGACTGGCTCTAATCACGTTCGTGAAAAGGATGGACTCTGGGCAGTATTATTCTGGCTAAATGTTCTGGCGGCACGTCAGCAATCGGTCGAGGCGATCGTCAAGGAACATTGGCAACTTTATGGACGTAATTTCTACTCCCGCCATGACTATGAAGGTGTAGATAGCGATCGCGCCAATACCCTAGTCAATAATCTTCGCAATAAATTTGCTGAGCTAAAGGGTCATAAATTTGGCAATTACGAAGTTGCCTTTGCTGATGATTTTAGCTATACCGATCCTGTCGATGGCAGTGTCAGCAATAACCAAGGTATCAGAATTGGCTTTACCGATGATTCGCGGATCGTTTTCCGTTTGTCGGGTACTGGCACTCAAGGCGCAACCCTCCGTCTCTATGTCGAGAGCTATGAGCCAAATATTGCCAAGCATTCCCTCGATACACAAGAAGCTCTCAAAGAGTTAATCGAAATTGCCGATCAAGTCGCTCAGATTAAAGTCTTAACAGGACGCGATCAGCCTACGGTAATTACATAA
- a CDS encoding tetratricopeptide repeat protein, whose protein sequence is MTQRTARQWIINGVLIVITLSFLGVSIAPLIGGLFAPPTQQAANSNQNTSEQERIKIQIEGFEAVLKSDPKNQTALIGLVNLRNQLGKTKETIEPLQTLADSFPDTPEYRMTLAKTYLELKDPKNAAAEYRKILTTKPGYIPALQSVVGLELNDKRPEAAIGLLQDTLKTAETANKIQANTVDTGSVRWILGEVYRQQNRLDDSIATYDQMIKENAKDFRPYVGKAQLKQVQGKEDEAKKLFDKGLELAPAEFKDEVKRLASLSPQKQPFTSPAQSPSTAPETKKP, encoded by the coding sequence GTGACTCAACGTACAGCAAGGCAATGGATTATTAATGGTGTCTTAATCGTAATTACGCTCTCATTTTTGGGCGTATCGATCGCACCACTGATTGGTGGTCTTTTTGCTCCACCTACGCAGCAAGCTGCTAATTCCAATCAAAACACCTCAGAACAGGAAAGGATTAAAATCCAAATTGAGGGTTTTGAGGCTGTACTCAAAAGCGATCCTAAAAATCAAACTGCACTAATTGGCTTAGTCAATCTTCGCAACCAATTAGGTAAAACTAAGGAAACTATCGAACCCTTACAAACTCTTGCCGATTCTTTTCCAGATACGCCTGAATATCGGATGACCCTAGCAAAAACTTACCTCGAACTCAAAGATCCGAAAAATGCGGCAGCGGAATATCGCAAAATTTTAACAACAAAACCAGGGTATATTCCTGCATTGCAAAGTGTAGTTGGGCTTGAGCTAAATGATAAGCGTCCTGAAGCCGCGATCGGGCTACTTCAAGATACTCTCAAGACTGCGGAAACTGCCAATAAAATCCAAGCAAATACTGTAGATACAGGTTCAGTACGTTGGATTCTCGGTGAAGTCTATCGCCAACAAAATCGCCTTGACGATTCGATCGCTACCTACGATCAAATGATTAAAGAAAATGCCAAGGATTTCCGTCCCTACGTTGGTAAGGCGCAGTTAAAACAAGTTCAAGGCAAAGAAGATGAGGCTAAGAAACTCTTTGATAAAGGTTTAGAGTTAGCTCCTGCCGAGTTCAAGGATGAAGTAAAGCGTCTGGCTTCTCTATCTCCTCAAAAACAACCCTTTACATCGCCTGCTCAATCACCTAGCACTGCCCCCGAAACTAAAAAACCTTAA